Sequence from the Collinsella aerofaciens ATCC 25986 genome:
TGCGGCGCTGGCGTTCTGGAGTGCGCCGTCGGGGCCGACCTTAAAGTCGATGGAGTTCTGTGCGGTTCCGGCTTTGGCGTCGGCAGCAATGGTCCAGGTGTTCATGGCGTCGATCTTCATGTTGGTGACATGGATGCCGTAGGCCGAATGATTGTCGATGGTGGTCGCGTCTTCTGAGGGGCCCTGAAGCGTGCCGTCGGCCTTGGCGACGAAGGGAATAACCGTCGGAACTTTGAACTCAACGTTATCGATCTCGGTCCTGACCATTACTTTCGTGGTTCCAACGCGCCCGGCTGCCATAGCTGGCGTCGGGGCGGCGCCCATTGCGAGCGCGAGCGCGAGCCCTGCGCCCACGACGAGCGCTCTGGCTCCGTTCATGTTCCTGGTGATGTCCATGGTCGTTCCTTTCTATTCGCCGCGGGCCGTCCCCGCGATGATTGGACGAATGCTGGTGAATTGCGTGCGGTGCCGCGTCGGCCGGAAAAGCTAGTTCTCGGCTTGCTCAACCCGCACCTTGACACGTGTCGGATTGCCGTGGCTGTCGAGGGTCTTGGCATCGAGTGCCTGGATCTCGATGTACGCCTCGCCTTCTTTGATGTCGCCGGCGGGGCACGTTTCGATTGTCTTGCCGGTCTCGACCACACCGGATTCGTACATGGTCTCGTCGTTTTGGATGACGCGGAATCGCTGGGGAAATTTATTGTCTTGGACGTTTTGCACGTTGACGCGCAGCTTGCCGTCCTCCTGCAGCTGAGCGACCGGTGCGACCGAAATCGTCATCATGTTGTCGCGGACGATGGCGTCGAGCTCATCTTGGATTTCCTGACGCGTTTTGCCCTCGGCCGTCGTAACCGAAGCGCCCGCCTCGGGTACGGGCTGCGACTGCCAAGCGTATAGTCCTACGGCGACAAGGGCACAGACGATGGCCAAGCAGGCAACGATGAGCTTCTTGCGACGACCCAGGCCTGCAAAGTGGGGTGGCTTCTTCGTGCTCATGCGGCATCCTTGGCGGTATAGATGCGCGCAAAGGTGGACGGGTTCGCTCCAAAGAGCATGTGAAGCATCAGGCGGCGTGAGTAGACAAGCTCGTCGAAGTCGGGAGGGAGCTCGATGTCGTGGATATGCGCGATGCGGTGGGTGAGCGCCGAGAACGACTCGGGGTCGCAGATCACATCGGTGGTAACGTGGTAGACCGTCGTATCGGGGAATGCCTCTTCGTCAAAAGGCAGGAGATGGGGATCGTCGTCGACTTCGATGGCGATGCCGTACTGGGGCCAGTAATATGCCATGGGAACCTCCCTGCTTCTGGGCCAAAACTACTATCGGTTTGGCTGTCGATGCCGACGGTATCAGCCACTACTTGACCAATTGCTGACCAAATGCTTGACGGATTGGTGTCTCCGCAGGTAAAAGGCGGCAAAAAATACTCCAACTTTTTTCAAGCGACAATCGCGCGGTCGGCGACGGCGGGGCCATATGTGTCAAAAGCATCGTCTGCCGAGGAAATCAAGCCGCTCGCCGAATTGCACGAACGTAAAAATCACCAATTATGGAGACGGTCTCGAACACGTCGACGAAACGATGCGGTAACATCTCCCTGCAAATACTGTAGTTAGCTAAAGGGGGAGTTCGCGTGTCTGCAACCATCAAACCCTTCACCGACGAGTTCGAAGAGTATGGTCGCGATGAGTCTCGCGCATCGGGCGAGGCCTCGAGCATCTCGTTTCCGACAACGGGAGACGAGGTCCGTGCCATTTTGGAAAAGCTCCATGCCGAGCGTGTCCCGGTAACGGTTCAGGGCGCCCGAACCGGCCTTGCCGCCGGTGCCGTGCCCCACGGCGGGCATATCCTCAATACTTCCCGTATGAATCGCTACTTGGGCCTTCGCCGCGATGAACAAGGCCAATTTCTGCTGCGCGTGGAGCCGGGCGTTGTGCTCTCGGAGCTGCGCAAGCAGCTGAGCAAGAAGGTGCTGCCGACTGCTGGTTGGGACCAGGCATCGCTTGAGGCCTACGAGGAGTTCCAAGAGGCCCCCGAGCAGTTCTTTCCCACCGATCCCACCGAGGCATCTGCCTGTCTGGGCGGCATGGCGGCATGTAACGCCTCTGGTGCCCGCAGCTACGCCTACGGTCCCATGCGCCCACATATCACGGGACTCCACGTCGCGCTGGCTGATGGCGATTTGCTTGAGCTTCAGCGCGGCGAGGCTTTTGCCCAGGGCCGCCACCTGTCGCTCGTGACGGCAGTGGGCCGTACGCTCGAGCTCGATCTTCCCGGCTATACCATGCCCAAGACAAAAAATGCCTCAGGCTATTTCGTTGCGGACGAAATGGACGCCATCGACCTCTTTATCGGTGCTTGCGGCACGCTCGGCGTTATCACCGAGCTCGAGATTGCCCTGCAGGCGGCGCCTGCGGTCGTTTGGGGTGTGAGCTGCTTTTTCGATAGCGAAGACAAGGCCGTGTCCTTTACCGATTCCGTGCGTCCCGTCCTGTCCCATGCGGCTGCCATCGAGTACTTCGACGCTGGCGCCCTGGATATTCTACGTCGCCAGCGCGAGCAGTCGACGGCGTTTGCCTCGCTGCCGGCGCTCGACAAAGAGGCCAAGGTCTGTGTGTACGTGGAGCTCGACTGCGATGACGAGGCCCAGGCGACCGAGGAACTGTACCACCTGGGATGGGTGCTCGAGTTTGCGGGTGGCCGCGACGATGCGACATGGGTCGCGCGCACCGAGGTTGATCGCGAGTGCCAGCGGTTCTTCCGCCATGCGGTCCCCGAGAGCGTCAATATGCTTATCGACGAGCGTCGCCGCACGGATCCCACCATCACCAAACTGGGTTCGGACATGTCGGTGCCCAATGCACGCCTTGCCGATGTCGTGGTCCTCTATCGCCGCACACTGGCCGAAAGCGGGCTTGAATCTGCTGCCTGGGGGCACATCGGTAACAACCATCTGCATGTGAACATCCTGCCGCGCGATGCGCAGGACTACCGTCGCGGTGGCGAGCTGTTTGCCCAGTGGGCTGCGGAGGTAACGGCTATGGGCGGTGCCGTTTCTGCCGAGCACGGCGTCGGCAAGATCAAGGCGGGCTTCTTAGAGACGATGTACGGTCACGAGGCCATGGTCGAGTCGGCGCGGCTCAAGCTCCAGCTCGATCCCGACGGGCAGCTGGGTCGCGGCAACCTGTTTTCGGAGAAGCTCTTGGATGAGCTTGTCCAGAAAGGGGGCGCGTGAAGATGAGCGATTTCCATATGGTGGTGTGCGTCAAGGCCGTGTCGGGCAGCACCGAGGTCAAGATGGACCCCAAGACCAATACCATCGTGCGCGATGGCAAGCAGGCGGTCATTAATCCCTTTGATGCGAGCGCTTTGGAATGCGCGCTGGCGCTGAAAGACGACTTTATCGGCTTTGGCATGGACGTGCGCGTAACGGTGGTGTCGATGGGCATCCCCGCGACCGAGTCGCTGCTGCGCGACTGCATCGCCCGCGGTGCCGACGACGCGCTGCTGCTGACCGATCGCGCCTTTGCAGGTGCCGATACCCTGGCGACCACCTATGCCCTCAAGTGCGGCATCGAGGCGCTCGACGAGGACTTCGACCTGCTCATCTGCGGCAAGATGGCGGTGGATGGCGATACGGCCCAGATTGGTCCCGAGCTTGCCGGTGCCTTTGAGATTCCCTGCGTGACCGACGTGAGTTGCGTGCAGAGCGCGGGCTTTACGACCTGTGGCTCGCTGGCGCTCATTCACGGATGCGATGCCGGCGAGGAGACGGTGTATCTTGAGATGCCGTGCGCGATGACGACTGCCAAGGAGATTGGCCAGTTGCGTATGCCGAGTATTGCCGGTATTCGCGCGGCGGAGGAGGCGGACGTGCGCGTGGTCAGTGCCGCCGACGTGAACGCCGACCCCGCGCGTTGCGGTCTTGCCGGGTCGCCGACACAGGTCGTGCGCTCGTTTGTGCCCGACCGTGACCAAACGTGCGAGGCCGTTGAAGGCACGGTGCCCGAGCAGGCGGCAAAGCTCGCCAAGATTATCGAGGAGATGGCATAGATGAGCGGACTGATTATCGATAGCGAAGCCTGTATCGGCTGCGGTCGCTGCGTTCGCGCCTGTGCCTCGGACGGCATCGTAGTGAAAGGCGAGCGGCCCAACCGTTGCGCCCGCGTAACCGACGGCTGCATCCTATGCGGCGGATGTGTCGACGCCTGCCCCGTCAACGCTATCTCGATCGAGCGTGACGAGGCCGCTGGTGCGGTGGACCTTGATGCATATCGAGACATTTGGGTCTTCGTGCAGA
This genomic interval carries:
- a CDS encoding FAD-binding oxidoreductase, translating into MSATIKPFTDEFEEYGRDESRASGEASSISFPTTGDEVRAILEKLHAERVPVTVQGARTGLAAGAVPHGGHILNTSRMNRYLGLRRDEQGQFLLRVEPGVVLSELRKQLSKKVLPTAGWDQASLEAYEEFQEAPEQFFPTDPTEASACLGGMAACNASGARSYAYGPMRPHITGLHVALADGDLLELQRGEAFAQGRHLSLVTAVGRTLELDLPGYTMPKTKNASGYFVADEMDAIDLFIGACGTLGVITELEIALQAAPAVVWGVSCFFDSEDKAVSFTDSVRPVLSHAAAIEYFDAGALDILRRQREQSTAFASLPALDKEAKVCVYVELDCDDEAQATEELYHLGWVLEFAGGRDDATWVARTEVDRECQRFFRHAVPESVNMLIDERRRTDPTITKLGSDMSVPNARLADVVVLYRRTLAESGLESAAWGHIGNNHLHVNILPRDAQDYRRGGELFAQWAAEVTAMGGAVSAEHGVGKIKAGFLETMYGHEAMVESARLKLQLDPDGQLGRGNLFSEKLLDELVQKGGA
- a CDS encoding electron transfer flavoprotein subunit beta/FixA family protein, with product MSDFHMVVCVKAVSGSTEVKMDPKTNTIVRDGKQAVINPFDASALECALALKDDFIGFGMDVRVTVVSMGIPATESLLRDCIARGADDALLLTDRAFAGADTLATTYALKCGIEALDEDFDLLICGKMAVDGDTAQIGPELAGAFEIPCVTDVSCVQSAGFTTCGSLALIHGCDAGEETVYLEMPCAMTTAKEIGQLRMPSIAGIRAAEEADVRVVSAADVNADPARCGLAGSPTQVVRSFVPDRDQTCEAVEGTVPEQAAKLAKIIEEMA